Proteins co-encoded in one Actinobacillus succinogenes 130Z genomic window:
- the uvrD gene encoding DNA helicase II, protein MDISELLDGLNDKQREAVAAPLGNYLVLAGAGSGKTRVLTQRIAWLIAVEGISEGSIMAVTFTNKAAAEMRQRIESALARYSSQRLFGMWVGTFHSIAHRLLRAHYADAGLPQDFQILDSEDQLRLVKRLLKLHNYDEKMYPAKQACWYINNKKDEGLRPQQIDDMNDRQEQEWIKIYRIYQDTCNRAGLVDFAEILLRAYELFLHKPLILQNYQRRFGQILVDEFQDTNKIQYEWIRLLAGKTGNVMIVGDDDQSIYGWRGAQIENIQKFLDDFSQAQTIRLEQNYRSTGNILQAANQLISHNSNRLGKDLWTEDDKGEPVGIYAAFNELDEALFVSSQIKIWLEDGGKLDECAVLYRSNSQSRVLEEALIRAQIPYRIYGGMRFFERQEIKDALAYLRLVNNRHDDAAFERVVNTPTRGIGERTLETLRQFTRERQITLWQATQIAIQENKLAGRAATALMRFVELINSLAQETEEMPLFAQTDFVIKHSGLYQMYEQEKGEKGEVRIENLEELVSAAREFIKPEEADDMSDLTAFLTHASLEAGEEQAGPHQSCVQMMTLHSAKGLEFPRVFMVGVEEGIFPSFMSLEEPGRLEEERRLAYVGVTRAKKKLTICYAESRRLYGKEERHIPSRFINELPEECIRTVRLRGTVTRAYNRLAVGQSAVNSGRVLRGDENEWKTGQKVRHAKFGQGTIINVEGTDNNTRLQIAFQGQGIKWLIAHLAKLEKV, encoded by the coding sequence ATGGATATTTCAGAATTACTTGACGGCTTGAACGACAAACAGCGCGAAGCCGTCGCCGCCCCTTTAGGCAATTATTTAGTTCTTGCCGGGGCGGGGTCGGGCAAGACGCGCGTATTAACTCAGCGAATTGCCTGGTTGATTGCTGTAGAAGGTATTTCCGAAGGCAGTATTATGGCGGTCACCTTCACGAATAAAGCCGCAGCGGAAATGCGTCAGCGGATTGAATCCGCATTAGCCCGGTATTCCTCCCAGCGTTTATTCGGTATGTGGGTGGGAACCTTTCACAGCATTGCACACCGCTTATTGCGCGCTCATTACGCCGATGCCGGTTTACCGCAGGATTTTCAGATTTTAGACAGTGAAGATCAGTTACGTTTAGTCAAACGGTTATTAAAACTACACAATTATGACGAAAAAATGTATCCGGCGAAACAGGCCTGTTGGTATATCAATAATAAAAAAGACGAGGGATTAAGACCTCAGCAGATTGACGATATGAACGATCGCCAGGAACAGGAATGGATCAAAATTTACCGCATTTATCAGGACACCTGCAATAGAGCCGGATTGGTGGATTTTGCCGAAATCCTGTTGCGCGCTTATGAACTGTTTTTACATAAACCGTTGATTCTGCAAAATTATCAACGTCGATTCGGACAGATTCTGGTGGATGAATTTCAGGATACCAACAAAATTCAGTATGAATGGATTCGTTTGCTTGCCGGGAAAACGGGTAATGTCATGATTGTGGGCGATGACGACCAATCTATTTACGGTTGGCGCGGCGCTCAAATTGAAAATATTCAAAAATTTTTAGATGATTTTTCGCAGGCGCAAACTATTCGTCTGGAGCAAAATTACCGTTCCACCGGTAATATTCTGCAGGCGGCGAATCAACTGATTTCTCATAACAGCAACCGTCTTGGTAAGGATTTGTGGACGGAAGACGATAAAGGCGAACCGGTGGGCATTTATGCGGCCTTTAATGAACTGGACGAAGCCTTATTTGTGTCTTCGCAAATTAAAATCTGGCTGGAAGACGGCGGTAAACTAGACGAATGCGCCGTGTTGTACCGCAGTAACAGTCAATCCCGGGTGCTGGAAGAAGCGCTGATTCGGGCGCAGATTCCGTATCGTATTTATGGCGGTATGCGATTTTTCGAACGACAGGAAATCAAGGATGCGCTGGCATATTTGCGGTTGGTCAATAACCGCCATGACGACGCTGCATTTGAACGCGTGGTGAATACGCCGACCCGAGGTATCGGCGAACGTACGCTGGAAACCTTGCGTCAATTTACCCGAGAACGGCAGATTACTTTATGGCAGGCCACCCAAATCGCCATTCAGGAAAATAAGCTGGCGGGACGTGCCGCGACCGCCTTAATGCGTTTTGTGGAATTAATCAATTCCTTAGCGCAAGAAACGGAAGAAATGCCGCTATTTGCTCAAACGGATTTTGTGATTAAGCATTCCGGGCTGTATCAAATGTATGAACAGGAGAAAGGCGAAAAAGGAGAAGTGCGGATAGAAAATCTGGAAGAATTGGTATCTGCCGCTCGTGAATTTATTAAGCCGGAAGAAGCGGATGATATGTCCGATTTAACCGCGTTTTTAACTCATGCTTCGCTGGAAGCCGGCGAGGAACAGGCCGGTCCGCATCAATCCTGTGTACAGATGATGACCTTGCATTCGGCGAAAGGGCTGGAGTTTCCGCGCGTGTTTATGGTGGGTGTGGAAGAAGGGATTTTCCCGAGTTTTATGTCTTTGGAAGAACCCGGCCGTTTGGAGGAAGAGCGTCGTCTAGCCTATGTGGGCGTTACTCGTGCAAAGAAAAAACTGACCATTTGCTATGCGGAAAGCCGTCGTTTATACGGTAAGGAAGAACGCCATATTCCGTCTCGTTTCATCAATGAATTACCGGAAGAATGTATTCGGACGGTACGTTTACGCGGTACGGTGACCCGCGCTTACAACCGGTTGGCAGTCGGACAAAGTGCGGTCAATTCCGGACGTGTATTGAGGGGCGATGAGAACGAATGGAAAACCGGACAGAAAGTACGTCACGCCAAATTCGGACAGGGAACGATTATCAATGTGGAAGGAACGGATAACAATACGCGTCTGCAAATCGCGTTCCAAGGGCAGGGCATTAAGTGGTTGATAGCCCATTTAGCGAAACTGGAAAAAGTTTAA
- the trpCF gene encoding bifunctional indole-3-glycerol-phosphate synthase TrpC/phosphoribosylanthranilate isomerase TrpF, with amino-acid sequence MTLDTAPTILQKIVTDKIEWVKNQKAALPLESFQQNITKSDRSFYDALSQGSHQKPAFILECKKASPSKGLIRNEFKPKEIADVYKHYASAISVLTDEKYFQGDFRYLKIVRDIVTQPVLCKDFIIDEYQVYLARYSQADAILLMLSVLDDETYLKLSALAHRLGMGVLTEAGNEAEFERALTLNAQIIGVNNRNLHDLTVDLNRVKNLVEKYAGQIPENVRIISESGIYTHQQVNMLATYAHGFLIGSSLMGSDDLNNAVRAVVFGENKVCGLTRPQDVQSAYINGALYGGLIFAEGSPRQVSLRQAQELTAAAPLRFVAVFQNQSIDFIVKIAAQLQVYAVQLHGSETDAFIADLRVALPSRIQIWKAISIDVEPENNLESAVKNTDVFSEIPYVDRYVLDSKIGNCRGGTGKSFDWRKIPARLKAKVMLAGGISLENIDAALDQQCLGLDLNSGAESGKGVKDPQKITRLFQRILQC; translated from the coding sequence ATGACATTAGATACAGCTCCGACAATTTTACAAAAAATTGTGACCGACAAAATCGAATGGGTAAAAAACCAAAAAGCGGCATTGCCGTTGGAAAGTTTTCAGCAAAACATCACAAAATCCGACCGCAGTTTTTACGATGCCTTAAGCCAAGGTTCTCATCAGAAGCCGGCATTTATTCTTGAATGCAAAAAAGCGTCACCCTCTAAAGGATTGATTCGCAACGAATTTAAGCCGAAAGAGATCGCCGATGTGTACAAGCATTATGCCTCAGCCATATCCGTGTTGACGGATGAAAAATATTTTCAGGGCGACTTCCGCTATCTGAAAATCGTGCGTGACATTGTCACGCAACCGGTATTGTGCAAGGATTTTATCATCGACGAATATCAGGTTTATCTTGCCCGTTACAGTCAAGCCGATGCTATTTTGCTGATGCTTTCCGTGCTGGATGACGAAACCTATCTAAAATTGTCCGCACTTGCCCACCGACTCGGTATGGGCGTGTTGACGGAGGCCGGTAATGAAGCGGAATTCGAACGCGCACTGACATTAAACGCCCAAATTATCGGCGTGAATAACCGCAACCTGCACGATTTAACCGTCGATTTAAATCGCGTAAAAAATCTGGTGGAAAAATATGCCGGGCAAATTCCTGAAAATGTGAGAATTATCAGTGAATCCGGTATTTATACCCATCAACAGGTTAACATGTTGGCGACATACGCACATGGGTTTCTGATCGGCAGCAGCTTAATGGGCAGCGATGATTTGAATAACGCGGTACGCGCCGTGGTTTTCGGCGAGAATAAAGTCTGCGGGTTAACCCGCCCGCAGGATGTGCAATCCGCGTATATCAACGGCGCATTATACGGCGGACTGATTTTTGCCGAAGGTTCGCCGCGGCAGGTTTCATTGCGTCAGGCTCAGGAACTGACCGCCGCCGCCCCGTTACGTTTCGTCGCAGTTTTTCAAAATCAATCTATTGATTTTATTGTAAAAATCGCCGCCCAATTACAGGTTTATGCGGTGCAACTGCATGGTTCGGAAACCGACGCTTTTATCGCAGATTTGCGTGTAGCCTTGCCGTCCCGAATTCAAATTTGGAAAGCAATTTCCATTGACGTGGAGCCAGAAAATAATCTGGAAAGTGCGGTCAAAAATACCGACGTTTTTTCTGAGATCCCCTATGTTGATCGCTATGTACTGGACAGTAAAATCGGAAATTGCCGAGGCGGTACGGGAAAATCTTTCGATTGGCGAAAAATACCCGCTCGGCTAAAAGCTAAAGTTATGCTGGCAGGCGGTATATCCCTGGAGAATATCGACGCCGCACTGGATCAGCAATGTCTTGGTTTGGATTTAAATTCCGGCGCGGAAAGCGGTAAGGGCGTGAAAGATCCGCAAAAAATCACACGGCTTTTCCAGCGTATTTTGCAATGTTAA
- the trpD gene encoding anthranilate phosphoribosyltransferase, whose product MRLDQIFATLFNNQPLTQEQSAEFFRAVVNGEVAPEQLSAALIALKLRGETIDEIAGAVTALLTAAQPFPAPDYPFADIVGTGGDGANTINISTASAIVGASLGLKIAKHGNRSVSSKTGASDLLSCLGVDINMSAENARQALDEIGLAFVFAQKYHTGFKHAVPVRQALKTRTIFNILGPLINPAHAKRQLLGVYSPELLKPYAQTNARLNREHSIIVHGSGLDEVAIHGKTQVAELRDGKIEYYELSPQDFGFDVKPLENLRGGEPRENAEIITALLQGRGTDEQNQAVAMNTALLMKLFGHENIKQNAEQVLAQLASGRAFDTLVKLTAY is encoded by the coding sequence ATGCGACTCGACCAAATTTTTGCGACATTGTTTAACAATCAACCGCTTACACAAGAACAATCCGCCGAATTTTTCCGTGCCGTAGTCAACGGCGAAGTGGCGCCCGAACAATTATCCGCCGCATTGATTGCATTAAAATTACGCGGCGAAACCATCGACGAAATCGCCGGGGCGGTTACCGCCCTGTTAACCGCCGCCCAACCGTTTCCGGCACCGGATTACCCGTTCGCCGATATTGTGGGAACCGGCGGAGACGGCGCCAATACGATTAATATCTCCACCGCATCCGCCATTGTCGGTGCCAGCCTCGGTTTGAAAATCGCCAAACACGGGAATCGTAGCGTCTCCAGCAAAACCGGCGCCAGCGATTTACTTTCCTGTTTAGGGGTAGATATTAATATGAGCGCCGAAAACGCCCGTCAGGCATTGGACGAAATCGGGTTAGCCTTTGTATTCGCACAAAAATATCATACCGGTTTCAAGCATGCCGTTCCCGTACGTCAGGCACTAAAAACCCGTACCATTTTTAATATTTTAGGCCCGCTGATTAACCCCGCTCATGCCAAACGCCAGTTGCTGGGCGTATACAGCCCGGAATTATTGAAACCTTATGCCCAGACCAACGCCCGTTTGAATCGCGAACACAGTATTATTGTGCACGGCAGCGGCTTAGACGAAGTCGCCATTCACGGAAAAACTCAAGTGGCGGAATTACGTGACGGCAAAATCGAATATTATGAATTATCCCCGCAAGATTTCGGTTTCGACGTTAAACCGCTGGAAAATCTGCGTGGCGGCGAACCAAGAGAAAATGCCGAAATTATCACCGCACTTTTACAGGGACGCGGGACGGATGAACAAAATCAAGCGGTCGCCATGAATACCGCTTTATTGATGAAACTGTTCGGCCATGAGAACATTAAGCAAAATGCGGAACAAGTCCTGGCACAGCTTGCAAGCGGCCGAGCCTTCGATACCTTGGTAAAACTCACCGCATACTAA
- a CDS encoding aminodeoxychorismate/anthranilate synthase component II: MATIVFLDNFDSFTYNLVDQFRTLGHQVKIYRNDCDLDLLEKMCREPQTILALSPGPGTPAEAGNMLPLIQRVKKDIPLIGICLGHQALIEAFGGKVVHAGEILHGKVSKIQHDNQAMFAKLQNPMPVARYHSLMGSDLPEELIVNADYNGIVMAIRHRDLPICAFQFHPESLLTVQGSKLLEQSIDWLLTRNRH; encoded by the coding sequence ATGGCAACTATCGTATTTTTAGACAACTTCGACTCCTTCACTTACAACTTGGTGGATCAATTCCGTACCCTCGGTCATCAGGTAAAAATTTACCGCAACGATTGCGATTTGGATTTATTGGAAAAAATGTGTCGCGAACCCCAGACTATTCTGGCATTGTCGCCCGGTCCGGGTACGCCTGCCGAAGCCGGTAATATGCTGCCGTTAATTCAACGCGTAAAAAAAGACATACCGCTTATCGGTATTTGTTTGGGACATCAGGCGTTAATCGAGGCTTTTGGAGGCAAAGTGGTGCATGCAGGCGAAATATTGCACGGTAAAGTCTCAAAGATTCAACACGATAACCAAGCTATGTTCGCGAAACTGCAAAATCCGATGCCGGTCGCCCGTTATCATTCTCTAATGGGCAGTGATTTGCCGGAAGAACTGATTGTCAACGCGGACTACAACGGCATCGTTATGGCAATCCGCCACCGCGATTTGCCTATTTGCGCCTTCCAGTTCCACCCGGAAAGCCTGTTGACCGTCCAAGGCTCGAAATTGCTGGAACAAAGCATCGATTGGTTGTTAACCCGAAACCGACATTAA
- a CDS encoding ABC transporter ATP-binding protein, with protein MKALEIAALTKCYKNGVQALHGIDLSVEEGDFYALLGHNGAGKSTTIGIISSLVNKTGGTVKVFGYDLDKNPIQLKQQIGLVPQEFNFNQFEKVQDILINQAGYYGISRKSALIRAEKWLKKLDLWDKREQQAMRLSGGMKRRLMIARALMHHPKLLILDEPTAGVDIELRRAMWRFLRELNEQGTTIILTTHYLEEAEMLCRHIGIIQQGRLVVNMPMKDLLAELESETFILDLAENATLSQIDGYPVRPLDEKSIEVDVHREKGLNDLFSQLTAQNKHVVSMRNKSNRLEELFIGMALNKSNRGGQ; from the coding sequence ATGAAAGCATTAGAAATTGCAGCGTTGACCAAGTGTTATAAGAACGGCGTGCAGGCATTGCACGGTATTGATCTCAGCGTTGAAGAGGGCGATTTTTATGCGCTGCTTGGCCATAACGGTGCAGGAAAATCCACGACTATCGGTATTATTAGCTCGCTGGTCAATAAAACCGGCGGAACAGTGAAAGTTTTCGGTTACGATTTAGATAAAAATCCGATTCAGCTTAAACAACAAATCGGGCTGGTGCCGCAGGAGTTTAATTTCAATCAGTTTGAAAAAGTGCAGGATATTCTGATCAATCAGGCGGGATATTACGGTATTTCCCGTAAATCCGCGCTGATTCGAGCGGAAAAATGGCTGAAAAAACTGGATTTATGGGATAAACGCGAGCAACAAGCCATGCGCCTTTCCGGCGGTATGAAGCGGCGCTTAATGATTGCGCGCGCCTTAATGCATCATCCCAAATTGCTGATTTTGGACGAACCGACCGCCGGCGTCGATATTGAATTGCGTCGTGCCATGTGGCGGTTTTTGCGCGAACTGAACGAGCAGGGTACCACCATTATCCTCACCACCCATTATTTGGAAGAAGCGGAAATGTTGTGCCGTCATATCGGTATCATTCAGCAGGGCCGATTAGTGGTGAATATGCCGATGAAAGATTTATTGGCGGAACTGGAAAGTGAAACGTTTATTCTGGATTTGGCAGAAAACGCGACGTTGTCACAAATTGATGGCTATCCTGTGCGTCCGCTGGATGAAAAATCGATTGAAGTGGATGTTCACCGGGAAAAGGGCTTAAACGACTTATTCAGTCAATTAACGGCGCAAAATAAGCATGTGGTGAGCATGCGCAATAAATCCAACCGTTTGGAGGAATTGTTCATCGGTATGGCGTTAAACAAATCGAACAGGGGCGGACAATGA
- a CDS encoding ABC transporter permease has translation MRLAWVAFYTILYKEIRRFTRIWVQTIVPPVITMTLYFVIFGQLIGSRIGEMGGFSYMQFIVPGLIMMSSLTNSFTNVASSFYSTKFARNVEELLISPTSPHVIILGYMMGGMTRGICVGVLVTIVSLLFVSFDIHAWSVIFITLLLTTATFALGGLINAIFARSFDDISIVPTFVLTPLTYLGGVFYSISLLSPFWQTVSKLNPIVYMINGFRYGFLGISDVSLVYTFAVLSVFISVLYYFAYYLISRGIGLRS, from the coding sequence ATGAGATTGGCTTGGGTTGCGTTTTATACTATTTTGTATAAAGAAATCCGTCGATTTACGCGGATTTGGGTACAAACCATTGTGCCGCCGGTGATTACCATGACTTTATATTTTGTGATTTTCGGGCAACTGATTGGCAGTCGAATCGGCGAAATGGGCGGATTCAGCTATATGCAGTTTATTGTACCGGGGTTGATTATGATGTCGTCCCTCACAAATTCTTTTACCAATGTGGCTTCTTCTTTTTACAGTACAAAATTTGCCCGTAATGTGGAAGAGCTACTGATTTCGCCTACATCGCCGCATGTGATTATTTTGGGGTATATGATGGGCGGTATGACAAGGGGGATTTGCGTCGGAGTACTGGTCACGATTGTGTCGTTATTATTCGTCTCTTTTGATATTCACGCTTGGAGCGTAATTTTTATAACGTTGTTGCTGACCACGGCAACCTTTGCGTTAGGCGGTTTGATTAATGCGATTTTTGCGCGTTCTTTTGACGATATCAGCATTGTGCCGACCTTTGTTTTGACGCCGTTAACCTACTTAGGCGGGGTGTTTTATTCTATTTCGTTATTGTCGCCGTTTTGGCAAACGGTGTCGAAATTAAATCCTATCGTGTATATGATTAACGGATTCCGTTACGGATTTCTCGGCATCAGTGATGTGTCGCTCGTTTACACATTTGCCGTATTGTCGGTGTTTATTTCGGTATTATATTATTTCGCCTATTATCTGATTAGCCGTGGCATCGGATTACGCAGCTAG
- the sohB gene encoding protease SohB — MWSDIAVGYGIFILEILTILLVVAGIVAMIFAFKQRQPSSHGELKITDLSEEYADMSKKLQQFHLTEDELKQLEKEEKKAEKAKAKAEKAKRRKGEPVNQEHKPTLYVLNFKGDIQASATTALREEITALLSVAKPEADEVLLRLESPGGLVHGYGLAASQLARLKQAGIKLTVAVDKVAASGGYMMACVADKIVAAPFAIVGSVGVVAQVPNIHRLLKKHDVDVDVMTAGEFKRTVTILGENTEKGKQKFQQELEETHELFKRFVAENRPQLEVEKIATGEHWFGQQALALGLIDKIATSDDVILQAMKEKSVLELQFKQKKSLIQKLGKQAEDSTENLFLKWTTASKQQHF, encoded by the coding sequence ATGTGGTCTGATATTGCCGTGGGATATGGCATTTTTATTTTGGAAATTCTAACGATTTTGCTGGTGGTGGCAGGGATTGTCGCCATGATTTTTGCATTCAAACAACGTCAACCGTCTTCGCATGGCGAGCTGAAAATCACGGATTTATCGGAAGAATATGCCGATATGTCGAAAAAATTACAGCAATTCCATTTAACCGAAGATGAATTGAAACAACTGGAAAAAGAAGAGAAAAAAGCGGAAAAAGCCAAAGCGAAAGCGGAAAAAGCAAAACGTAGAAAAGGCGAACCGGTAAATCAGGAACACAAACCCACCCTATACGTTTTAAATTTTAAGGGCGATATTCAGGCTTCGGCAACCACCGCTTTGCGCGAAGAAATTACCGCCCTTTTATCCGTGGCGAAACCTGAAGCCGACGAGGTGTTACTGCGTCTGGAAAGTCCCGGCGGTCTGGTGCACGGCTACGGTTTAGCGGCATCTCAATTGGCGCGTTTGAAACAGGCGGGAATCAAATTAACCGTTGCGGTGGATAAAGTAGCGGCAAGCGGCGGTTACATGATGGCTTGCGTAGCAGATAAAATCGTAGCGGCGCCGTTTGCAATTGTCGGTTCTGTGGGCGTGGTGGCACAGGTGCCGAACATTCATCGTTTGCTGAAAAAACATGATGTGGATGTGGATGTCATGACAGCGGGCGAATTTAAACGAACCGTGACGATATTGGGTGAAAATACGGAGAAGGGAAAACAAAAATTCCAACAGGAACTCGAGGAAACCCATGAGTTGTTCAAACGGTTCGTTGCTGAAAATCGGCCGCAGTTAGAGGTAGAAAAAATTGCAACGGGTGAACATTGGTTCGGTCAACAGGCACTGGCATTGGGGTTAATCGATAAAATTGCGACCAGTGACGATGTGATCTTGCAAGCAATGAAAGAAAAATCCGTATTAGAGCTGCAATTCAAGCAAAAAAAATCTTTAATTCAAAAACTGGGTAAGCAAGCGGAGGATAGTACGGAAAATTTATTCTTAAAATGGACGACAGCGTCGAAACAGCAGCATTTTTAA
- a CDS encoding OmpA family protein: protein MKLSRLLLSTTAAVVLAACGNLSDITEDGLPAGDTPEQAMANLVWPKIDDARFNHDGSQFGSWPNWDNVRMVERGMNKDQIANLLGRPHFSEGLYGVREWDYAFNYRENGVHKICQYKVLFDKNMNAQSFFWYPNGCNGYSSFHLSGDFLFDFDKDTLTTEGKKVVDNVASQLKSSEAKEVSVAGYTDRLGSDAYNLDLSQRRADRVKNRLIEQGVSAQITATGYGKANQVKACEGERGQALINCLHPNRRVEIKSSGTVLKQAIGGQTNGGKMGPKPLYNK, encoded by the coding sequence ATGAAACTATCACGTTTATTGTTATCAACAACTGCAGCAGTAGTTTTAGCGGCATGTGGAAATCTGAGCGATATCACGGAAGACGGCTTACCGGCCGGTGATACGCCGGAACAGGCAATGGCTAATTTAGTATGGCCGAAAATTGATGACGCCCGTTTTAATCATGACGGTTCTCAATTTGGTTCTTGGCCTAACTGGGATAATGTCCGTATGGTTGAACGCGGTATGAATAAAGATCAAATCGCCAATTTATTGGGACGCCCGCATTTTTCCGAGGGGTTATACGGCGTTCGTGAATGGGATTATGCCTTTAATTACCGTGAAAACGGAGTACATAAAATTTGTCAATACAAAGTATTATTCGACAAAAATATGAATGCACAAAGTTTCTTTTGGTATCCGAACGGCTGTAACGGTTATTCGTCATTTCATTTAAGCGGTGATTTCTTATTTGATTTCGATAAAGATACATTAACAACCGAAGGTAAAAAAGTGGTTGATAATGTGGCTTCACAATTGAAGTCTTCCGAAGCTAAAGAGGTTTCCGTTGCGGGTTATACCGACCGTTTAGGATCCGATGCGTACAACTTGGATTTATCACAGCGGCGTGCGGATCGTGTTAAGAATCGTTTGATTGAACAAGGTGTGAGCGCACAAATCACAGCTACAGGTTATGGCAAAGCTAATCAAGTTAAAGCCTGTGAAGGTGAGCGCGGACAAGCTTTAATAAATTGTCTTCATCCTAACCGTCGCGTTGAAATTAAATCCTCCGGTACGGTGCTGAAACAAGCCATTGGCGGCCAAACGAACGGTGGTAAAATGGGGCCCAAACCGCTTTATAACAAATAA
- the hybO gene encoding hydrogenase 2 small subunit, translating to MQRHDGFVSALNSVSRRDFMKLCTALAATMGLSSKAGAEMTNALTNPQRPPVIWIGAQECTGCTESLLRATHPTIENLVLDVISLEYHEVLSAAFGEQAEENKHRALEQYKGKYILVVDGSIPVKDGGIYCMVAGKPIIEHIKEAAKHAAAVIAIGSCSAWGGVPSSGGNPTGATSLSGVLPGVPVINIPGCPPNPHNFLATVAYIITYKKLPETDKLNRPLFAYDRLIHENCYRRPHFDAGRFAKEYGDYGHRHGWCLYHLGCKGPETYGNCSSLDFCDVGGNNWPVGIGHPCYGCNEKGIGFTKGIFELSSVENPTPRVNKPDVGNQEGNTASMTAVALLGGAAAILAGVSVVTLKELSNQRKAKARGHEEQRKNAKHE from the coding sequence ATGCAACGACATGACGGATTTGTATCTGCGCTAAATTCGGTATCCCGTCGGGATTTCATGAAATTATGTACCGCACTTGCGGCGACAATGGGGTTAAGTTCAAAAGCGGGTGCTGAAATGACTAACGCACTCACGAATCCGCAACGTCCGCCGGTTATTTGGATTGGCGCACAGGAATGTACGGGTTGTACCGAGTCCCTTCTTCGAGCCACTCATCCGACTATCGAGAATCTGGTTCTTGATGTTATTTCATTGGAATACCATGAAGTACTATCCGCCGCATTTGGCGAACAAGCGGAAGAAAACAAACACCGAGCACTAGAACAATATAAAGGAAAATATATTTTGGTCGTGGACGGTTCCATTCCTGTTAAAGACGGTGGAATCTATTGTATGGTTGCCGGAAAACCTATCATCGAACACATCAAAGAGGCCGCAAAACATGCGGCGGCAGTCATTGCTATCGGTTCCTGTTCTGCTTGGGGCGGTGTACCTTCCAGCGGCGGAAATCCGACGGGCGCCACCAGTTTATCCGGCGTATTACCGGGTGTACCGGTGATTAATATTCCGGGCTGTCCGCCGAATCCGCATAATTTTCTGGCAACCGTGGCCTATATTATAACCTATAAAAAATTACCTGAAACGGACAAATTAAATCGTCCTTTATTTGCTTATGATCGGCTTATTCACGAAAACTGTTATCGTCGTCCGCACTTTGACGCAGGGCGTTTTGCTAAAGAGTACGGCGACTACGGTCATCGTCACGGCTGGTGTCTGTATCATCTCGGCTGTAAAGGCCCGGAAACTTACGGTAACTGCTCAAGCCTGGATTTTTGCGATGTAGGCGGTAATAACTGGCCGGTGGGAATAGGTCATCCTTGTTATGGTTGTAATGAAAAAGGTATAGGTTTTACCAAAGGTATTTTTGAACTGTCTTCGGTTGAAAATCCGACGCCTCGTGTAAATAAACCCGATGTGGGCAATCAAGAGGGTAATACGGCTTCTATGACGGCAGTCGCGTTATTAGGCGGTGCCGCTGCGATTTTAGCCGGCGTGAGTGTGGTGACGTTAAAAGAGTTGAGTAATCAGCGTAAAGCTAAAGCCCGTGGGCATGAAGAACAACGAAAAAACGCTAAACATGAATAA